The region GAGCTGCATCTCCTGACCAGCCACGGATGATCCTGGCTCGTAGGGATCCACGAATATTTCACCTCAATTAAACAGCAAGTGGGAACCTCGTGAGTTTGATTCACAACTAACACAACTGGTAAAAACCAGCACAGTCTGTCTCAGGCTCATCACCCAGAGTGTGGCTGTTCGCAGCACAACCGACCATCCCGAAAACTGCGGGGAAAACACCGTCAACGGTCAAGGCCGAGACTCGAGCTCCTGTTTGTTGCTGAAGGGCAGGGAGCGGTTTGGTGCCAgacacagcgtgtgtgtctctgGGAGCCGCGGCACAGGGTGGAGGTAGGGATGCTATTTCTTGCTCTGCGTCCTCCTTAGGAGAGCTGGTGCCCACTGGTCCCTCTGTTTCAGCGCAGTGTTTTAGTATATGAGTCCGAGCCTTCGCTTGGTTAGTGTctctctcaggctactccttgTGCTCGACAGCCCACTGAAATAATccagcacaaaagaaaaagtgactTCTCAGCTTAAGGAAACAGACCCAATGCGAGCGCTCAGGGTATGACTTGCACATGgtgccttttcctctcttcagaAGTAAACCATCtgtgaaagcaaaacacaacactGACGTCCTATGAAGGATttgctgaagaaaggaaaaccaacTCTCTAGAGCAGCCTGAAGCAAAACCCCTCTGCTTAGGGTGACGTCCCCAGGGTCCAGCTCACCCTTCTCCTGCCCCCTCAGCATGCACTGACTGCTGGTCATTGTGGACAGGGAAAGCACCGTGCTCTTGCTCCAGGGAAAACAAGCCCCACGTTCATACTCTAATGAGGCTTTGCCCGATCTCTACTCAGGTCTAcacacaggagaagaaaaaggctcCTACCTCAGCGTGACAGCCACAGCGGAGCTCTGAAACCTGCTCCTCCTTACCACAGCCTGCGCCCGCCCAGGCTCTGAACCGCCAGCACCAGCAAGAgggctttgctcttcagcacaGCCTGGTGGTTCTGAGAAAACCCAAAGGATTTCACGATGCCGCGAGTTTCCCCGCTTTGCTGAGAAGGCGTTCAGCTACACAGGGCCTGGCTCCCTCCCTGGCTGGGGCTTCAAGGCCTGAGCCAGTTGTTGGCTCTTACACCCTCTCCTGGGCTCAGACACACAGCAGGTTGTTCCCCTAGCTTGCGGGGCTCCAGCATGTCTCTtcacagcactgacagcacCGAGCATTCCAAGGGGCAGAGTCCTGATCCACCCTGACACCTCCCTGGAGTTTGGGGGAcaacagccctgcagcacagaCCCACAAGGCTGTGGAGCAGCGCAGAACACCGTTGAAAAAAGACCAGGAATCAAGAATCGCTCTCAAGACCTGTCCAAAACATCTCGAGCTCTGCCTCTGGAGGGAGCTCCCCAGTGGTGTCACCCACCAAGGCAGAGCAACAACAGCACAGCAGTGGGGGACACTTCTGTGAGGACATTTCTACTCTAGACAGCACTTCCAAGGGTGAGAAGCAGATGTTGGTAACTTCAGGCGGGACAGATATTTAGTCTCAAGACAGATAAAACAGGTCGGGCTCTAAGAAAGGACTGCAGCTGGCAAGAGGGAACTTGCCAAAGTTCAGGGAATTGCACACACGCTCATGCAGAGGGCAAAGGGCCAGAGCTCACCTTCGCCACCACCGCTGTCGCGATCCCCAGCAGGACCGAGATGAGCACGGCAAAGATCACCACTCCCGCTCGGCTCTTGTTAAACCGCTTCAGGAGGAAGAACTTGGCCCAATCCACCTTCTTCTGGCTGCCAGGTGGGTACCGCAGTTTGTTCGTACTCTCCATCTTCAGGTCCTTGATCAGGCAGGCGCGGCGGTGGGAGAAGGTGTCAAAGCTGTGCTTGCCGTGGTAGGCGCCCATCCCACTGTTCCCTGAGGGACACAACCCAGGCTGGGGGTCACACCAAGGGCTCGGTCAGTCAAACCTTTGGCCACTGGAGGCCACCAGCAGGGCAAGAAGCAACACAGGAAAATTCCAGTTGCTTGTCAGCAGCCATGCCTGTTACCTCTCCTGCATCTGCCTTGCTGCAGTTTAAAGCACAACTTCTCCTCTATATTCCTTCAGAGGGGACAACTGCTCCTTACTCTCTGCAGCATTTCTCAGTCTCTAAGATGTCCATCTATCCTTCATCCTTCTTCCTCACCCCAGTTTCACTCCATACTCTCCAGTACTTTGTTGTGTCCCTGTGCGTGCTGTTCCCTGGACCCCTGAGctgcctccagctcctcccTGGGTTTAGCTCCCTCTCCAAGCACCACGCCAAGGCTCTGAGATCCCACCAGTGCTGTGCGAGAGGGtttcctgaggagccccgtggTTACACCTCTGTTTAACAATTCCAGGACAGCTCATTCTGCTCACACTGATGGTTCAGTCAGGTTGTGAGCACCGCAACACCCAAACCCTCTCTGCAAAGGTCCCGCAGGCTGTTCCGTAACCTGTTCCAGTTCTCTCCAAGCTCCCACCCTTCCTCCTGCAATTACTGCTGATCGGTCCCATGGCAGCTGATGCACCCTTCACATCCATCTGCACTAAACGCTTCCATCTTCCCAAAAACACGCCCAagggtttttctcttttggccCCTTTCCTAATGTACCCCCAGCATTTATTATCGAGAGCTGTGAGACAGAGACCCTGCAGCTGCAACAGACTCAGGGCAACCTGGAAACAagtcagctgctgctgttccctggTCACACTGTGAATCAAGTGATGTTTCAGGAGCTGCAGTAACTTACCGACACCACCAAAGGGTAATGTTGAGAGGAAGAAATGCATGATGACGTCGTTGCCAGTAACACCCCCACTGGAGGTTTCTGAGATGACTCTTCTGATTAACtgacaaaagaaagagaaaaccaaacaaaacattagAGTTCCCAGAAGAGACCAGAACAGTAACTGTGCAGGACACCCCATTGGGTTCACCTCCTCCAAGTGACGACCCAGATCAGCCCTGTCCACGCAACCTCAACACAAAGACAGTGGGAAAGCTCAGAGGAAGGAGGTGAAAGCTGGAAACCCGGGAGTTTGCCTCCCCAGTAATGTACTAAAATGAACTAATCAAAAAAGACTACAAGCACCAAAGAGAAAATTCAGCCTTTTACGCTTCTActtcacaaataaaacaaaggcaaaGCACTTCAACAGGAGCCGGGgagcctccagcagctctggggacgCTCAGCATCCCCATGAGCCAAATGCTGTGATTCAGAAGCAAAAATGGGCCAATACAGGCCCTGCAGGGAGCTGTGACCCGGACCGGCCACGTTCAGGAAGGAACAGCACAGACACCTCCGCAGGGGAGCACAGCCCAGACCCACCTTCTTGTTGTTGGAGAAGACGTACAGGGCAAGGGGCTTCTCCCGACAGTTGATGAACTCAATGGCTTCGTCCACGCTCTTCACGGTCAGAATGGGAAGGACCGGTCCAAAGATTTCCTCTTCCATCACCTTTGACTCTGGAGAAACGTCAGTGAGGATGGTCGGTGCTGAGGCAAACAAGGGCAAGAGatggtgtgagcaggacagaagaACGTGGCCCATCACAGAACCTCGTCCTTTCAACCACATGCATGCAACACCCACCAGGTCACAGACACACGCAGCCCCCAAAGGCACCCGCTGCCACCTGCCCCCCAACAGCTGCCAGAAGCACCTATGAAGCAGGTGGCCTCATCAGCCTCTCCCCCGTGAGCGATCTTCTGCCCCTTCAGCAGGCCCACGATCCTCTGGAAGTGACGCTTGTTGACGATCCTTTCGTAATCCGGAGACGACTTCACATCTTCCCCATAGAATTCCTGCCAAAGGGCACAGCAGAACCAAACCCCTCAACACACCTCCCCACAGCCACAGctccagggctgcagccacTGAACTCAGACCTGGGCTGCAACGGGGACAACTCCCGCAGCACCAGGGACTCCACGCTCACCTGCAGAGTCGCCTTGATGTTCTCCACCACCTTGCTCTGGATGGACGGGTCGCAGAGGATGTAGTCCGGGGCGATGCACGTTTGCCCACAGTTCATGTATTTCCCCCACGTTATCCGCCTGCCGGACAAAGGGAGATGGTTTCTCTACAATCAGCCCCTTCCAGACCCCACAGCCCAGCTGATCATCCCTGAGCAACACCCACGGTCTGGGGACAAGAGCCCACCGAGGGCTTCATCAGCCTGACCTGCAGGCGACAGTCAGGTCACAGTCCTTGTCGATGTAGCAGGGGCTCTTCCCGCCCAGCTCCAGGGTGACGGGCGTCAGGTGCTTGGCGGCCGCTGCCATCACGATTTTGCCCACGGTGGAGTTGCCGGTGTAGAGGATGTGATCGAACCGCTCCTTGAGCAGCTCTGTGGTCTCAGGTACTCCTCCAGTGACCACGGGGTACAGCTCCTGCATGGCAAACAAGAGCCTTACAGTTACCTTGATTTAAAGCAAAGACATcaagggagcagctctgcacgGGGCACTCTCTTGTGAGCTACATTGGGATCTGGACAAAGGAGAACGGTAACTGCTCCTTCCCCTGAAATGACATTTCAATTGCTGCATTGAGCCTCatgaagtaaaagaaataaagttgaGGCCAGGACTGGAGAGCTTCTCCCACACTTTAAGACCAAGGGCACATACAAGCACTGGGCTCTAACAAAGGGCACCTCCTTCCTCAGCTCTTGCCCCTTGTTTAGAGAAAGCACTAACTCCCTGGAGGGAGCCCCACAGTGGGACTCTGCTGTCAGAGCCACAGCCTCAGAAACACAGTGCGACAGACGTCACGACTGCCAGACAAACAGAGGAGAAACACCCCTCCTGCTACGATGGTGGTTCGGCAGGACACGAAAACCCAGGACACAGTGCCACTGAGCAAACAGCAGCCAGTTCTCAGGTAGGGACGAGCACAGCTGCATCCAATGCAAATTTGTGCTTACCTAGAGGCAACCCCAGCACAGTGTCCAAGAGAACAATTATTGCAGCAAGATGTACACACACACCTCTTCATAGGGTTACAAATGCCAAAACACTGTCACGTTGCAGTAATGTTACATAAGCACGTTAGGTTACACAAACACAGGAAGAACATATCAACGTGTCTCTGTAAGAGTAATTCAATCCCTCCCGTATCTCCTGCTGACGCTCCTTTGGAGAGAATGGGCAACTGATTTGACTCCAACAAGCAGGAGCCCTTTGAAAGCACAACAGGTGCCAAGACAATCATGGGGCTGCACTCACCGGGTCAAGGTACTGGGGGAGGAGATCGGCCACCAGCCGAGCCGTGTTCTCGCTGATCTCTGACGGCTTCACCACCACGGCGTTACCTGAAAGACAAACCCAGTGCAGCCCCTGAACCCTCACACACTGCTTCCTGCAGCGCCTACCCATGATCCCACGACAGATGGGGCTGCTGTGGGTCCCCACCTGCTGCAATGGCCCCCACCAAAGGCTGCATGACCAGGACAAAGGGGTAGTTCCAGGCGCCGATGATCAGCACCACCCCCAGCGGCTCGGGGCAGATGTACGCCTCGTCCCGCAGCGTCAGCAGGTTCTTCTTCACGGGCTGGGGGGCTGCCCAGGACTTCAGCTTGTCCATGGCCAGggccagctcccccagcaaGCCCAGGATCTCATGGCTGAATGCGTTGGGCCCGCTCTGCAATGACAGGGAGCTTGGGGAGAGGACAGTAAAGACACTCACCGCTTGCACCCACCGCAGCAGGGCAAAATCATCCAAGACAAAGGGGGACACCGGCAAAAGCCACCTGGCACCGCAAAGGTAGCCCTTGTGGTTTCCATGTTCCTCAGGGCTGACCGTGGTCCATGCACAGAAGGGAGGAACCTCCCGCCGCCCCTAACCTTGTGCAGATCCGCATGGATGGCTGCCAGgatctcctgctccctctcccGCACCATCCGCTCCAGGCCCTTCAGCTGCTGCAACCTGAACTCCAGCGAGCGGCACCGGCCGGACCTGAAGGCGGCTCTCGCCTGCCCGACGACCCGCTGCATCCTCTCCATGGCCGCTCACGCTGCGGGGACACACAGACCCAGCTCAGCCCGGGGTCCCTCCCGcgggctggagctgccactgCCTCACAGCCCTGGCCACTCACCCCCACCCATAACCCCACCTCCCAATACCCACTATCACGCAGCCCTAATGCTTCTCAAGTCTTAAATAATTTCCTACTGTTTCATTTAGAAAAGTTTGAGAAGGAGCAGCGCGGGGAGCGAACCCCAGAGCCACAGCCGGGCTGTCACACTGGCCGCCTCCCCCGCGTCCCGGCATCACCCAGCAAGGCCGCGGCGAGCGCAGGGCCCCCGAGGGCGGCGCGGCCGGGAGGCGGCGGCCCCTCCGAGGAACCCCATGGGCCTCCCATCGCAAACCGGGCCCCTCGGCCCCCTCTTCCCGGGAAGCGCCCGCGGCCCCTCCGCCCACCCGGGTCCTCGCTGCCTCAGCCGCTTCCGCTTTCCGCCCACGTGACGCCGCCCGAGGTGGAATGGGAGAGGCCGCAAGGCCACGCTCCGCCCACACCCATGTCTCCCCCCGGGCTGGACCAGAATGGAAGCGGCCAGGGCCAGGGGGCGAATCCGCCTCTCCGCCGCGGGTTAGCGCTCGGCCCCGGTTCAACGATCGCCCCCCGGGGGAGCAGAGCGCGGTGCGAGCCGCGGCGGCGGGTGGAAGGGGCCGAAGCACGaaagctgcaggcaggagatcAGGGAGTGTGGGAAGAGCGTaagtggagagaggaaagaacGGAACAGCAGAGGCGGATGAGGAACGTGAGCCCAGGGCCGCGGCTGCACCGCCCGCACCTGGCTCCAGGCAGCCCGCACCTGGCTCCACGCAGCCCGCACCTGGCTCCACGCAGCCCGCACCTGGCTCCACGCAGCCCGCACCTGGCTCCACGCAGCCCGCACCTGGCTCCACGCAGCCCGCACCTGGCTCCACGCAGCCCGCACCTGGCTCCGCACGGCGGGATGCTCCTTCCCCGCTCCCGGcggctctgctgcagcagcgcCCGTTGCTCGCAGAAGGTGCCGGTGCCCTGCGGGGGCGGGAAGAGCAGCAGGTTGTGCAATGCAGAACAGGGCAGAGAAACGTATTTCCTGAGAATTCGGGGTGGGGACAAAGTCCCCCTGTCGGGGTTACTTATCTAAGGAAGGTCATTGACAGAGGGAAGCTTCACCCGTCGGTTTTCCCCTGCAGAGCACATGAACTGGCTGAGCGCAGAGCGTGGTGCCCCTGCCCAACCTCCTGCGGGGGGTCGGGGGAGAGACCTAAGTCGGTGAAGGAAAACTGGGTGCAGTCGGTGTTCGGGAGGAGGCAGAACAGGCAACAGGAAGAGCCTGGCCAGGACAGTCAAATTAACTTTGATACAGCGCTCACGTGGgaaacaagccaaaaaaaaagcagggaaaggagCCGAGACAAGGCTGGGCTCATTCCAGTTAAAAATAGTCCTGCTGCAACTTGTTCTAAGTAACACAAGGGGATTATTTGAAAGTTCCTCCCGGGTTGTTATGCAGGACCATTTCTGCCGTGTTTTTACACAAGCCATCTATTGCTAATGCTCCTCAGCCAAAACTACACCCAGCAAAATCTCTGCCCCGCACACAGCTGGGTGCTCCTGCCCTGGGCATGGGGCTATTGTGGAGCAGATGCTCCTCTCCCAAAATTTCATGACATTTTCCCAGATCAGCGTGTCTCTCCGAGGCTGGGGGCTGCCCTTTCGCTCAGCAGTCTGTGCCTGAGCCGTGACTACCCTCAAACACAAAGCCTGGTTTCTGTGAAGTCAGTTGAGCTTTGCAACTCGTGGGCTGTGGTTCAGCAACCACGTGAACATTTCACAAGCTATTGCACAAATCTCGGCAGTAAACAGCCTGGAAAGAGAATGACAAGAGCAACTGCCAATGCTCACATGCAGGAGGCAACAcgtgaaagaaaaacaggctGGGCTGGACAGAGCCCTTGCACTGTGGTGCGTGAAAAGGAGCTGGGTTTGTGTTCAAGGAGACGTGGGTAGAAATAGTAACTTTCCTTGCAGGAGCGTTACCTGATGCAAACGTGCTCGCCTCCATCCTTTTAGCATCCTTGCAGGCAGGAGCTCTGTCCAGGCACCACGCTGTCTGAAGGTCTAAGGAAAATTAGATAAGGAACAAATGCTGCTGCAGTCAGAGTAAAAGTCCTTGCGCTTATTGTGCGCCTGGGGAAATGGTGCTGCACGTCACCCTCTGCAGGAACAGGGAGATGCTCTTTACCATTCTGCAGAGCCTGTTCTCAGCCTTTAGCCCGAGGGTTTTCACGCTGGAGCAGTGCTGCTTGTGCCTGGCATCGCACGCAGGAGGCAAACGTCCCGGCTCCCAGTCCATCCCCGTGGCCAGCAGGCTGGTGCAGTGCCGTGCTGTCACAGACACCTGCTCGTCAGGCTCCTCGGTATTCGCAGGAACgggacagcagcagagcagctgcaccCTGGGAGACGGTCCCTTCTGGTCCTTGTCAGGAACATCTTTTAGCCAATTGTGGACAAGAAACAAGCTGAGGATGTTTTAAACGTTGCAAAATATCATTGATCCTCTGCGAAGCAGCTGGGCCAGACACGTGGATTTCAGGGCAGTGTGGGATCTCGAGTGAGACCGAAGAATCCCCCAGACGGCACCCTGTGAAACACACGGTCTGCAGCGTGCTCCCCACGCCTCGGAGCTGACGGtagtttctatttttattcagtCACTAAGAAACAATAAGGAAGGGAACTATTTATGGGAAAGTAATTGAACTCCGGAGGAATCGGGAGGTAAGCGGTGCCAGGGGTGCTCTGATCCCCAGGGCAGCACTTAGAGCAGCGAGAGATGTTTTGTGAGGAAGCTGAGCTCAAGACTCCCCTCTCCCTCCATTCCTCACACCCCCTTGCTCTCGCTCCCCTCTTGGGCTCTGTTTTAGCAAAGCACTGTGGTGAGACAAGGCTGGGGGAGCATCCAGCAGAGCCTGGGGAAGGAGGACTTTGGTTTAGAAGATAAGCTGTGCAGTAGTTGGTTTCAAGAGTCCACCAAATAACATCTAATCAAGAAATCATTTTTAGCTCACACACCATACTGTCAGAACTTCAAGATTTTAGCTAGGCTGACAATCCTCAATTTCTGCTT is a window of Columba livia isolate bColLiv1 breed racing homer chromosome 20, bColLiv1.pat.W.v2, whole genome shotgun sequence DNA encoding:
- the LOC102085205 gene encoding aldehyde dehydrogenase family 3 member A2 isoform X1, giving the protein MERMQRVVGQARAAFRSGRCRSLEFRLQQLKGLERMVREREQEILAAIHADLHKSGPNAFSHEILGLLGELALAMDKLKSWAAPQPVKKNLLTLRDEAYICPEPLGVVLIIGAWNYPFVLVMQPLVGAIAAGNAVVVKPSEISENTARLVADLLPQYLDPELYPVVTGGVPETTELLKERFDHILYTGNSTVGKIVMAAAAKHLTPVTLELGGKSPCYIDKDCDLTVACRRITWGKYMNCGQTCIAPDYILCDPSIQSKVVENIKATLQEFYGEDVKSSPDYERIVNKRHFQRIVGLLKGQKIAHGGEADEATCFIAPTILTDVSPESKVMEEEIFGPVLPILTVKSVDEAIEFINCREKPLALYVFSNNKKLIRRVISETSSGGVTGNDVIMHFFLSTLPFGGVGNSGMGAYHGKHSFDTFSHRRACLIKDLKMESTNKLRYPPGSQKKVDWAKFFLLKRFNKSRAGVVIFAVLISVLLGIATAVVAKNHQAVLKSKALLLVLAVQSLGGRRLW
- the LOC102085205 gene encoding aldehyde dehydrogenase family 3 member A2 isoform X3; protein product: MERMQRVVGQARAAFRSGRCRSLEFRLQQLKGLERMVREREQEILAAIHADLHKSGPNAFSHEILGLLGELALAMDKLKSWAAPQPVKKNLLTLRDEAYICPEPLGVVLIIGAWNYPFVLVMQPLVGAIAAGNAVVVKPSEISENTARLVADLLPQYLDPELYPVVTGGVPETTELLKERFDHILYTGNSTVGKIVMAAAAKHLTPVTLELGGKSPCYIDKDCDLTVACRRITWGKYMNCGQTCIAPDYILCDPSIQSKVVENIKATLQEFYGEDVKSSPDYERIVNKRHFQRIVGLLKGQKIAHGGEADEATCFIAPTILTDVSPESKVMEEEIFGPVLPILTVKSVDEAIEFINCREKPLALYVFSNNKKLIRRVISETSSGGVTGNDVIMHFFLSTLPFGGVGNSGMGAYHGKHSFDTFSHRRACLIKDLKMESTNKLRYPPGSQKKVDWAKFFLLKRFNKSRAGVVIFAVLISVLLGIATAVVAKMVYF
- the LOC102085205 gene encoding aldehyde dehydrogenase family 3 member A2 isoform X2, with amino-acid sequence MERMQRVVGQARAAFRSGRCRSLEFRLQQLKGLERMVREREQEILAAIHADLHKSGPNAFSHEILGLLGELALAMDKLKSWAAPQPVKKNLLTLRDEAYICPEPLGVVLIIGAWNYPFVLVMQPLVGAIAAGNAVVVKPSEISENTARLVADLLPQYLDPELYPVVTGGVPETTELLKERFDHILYTGNSTVGKIVMAAAAKHLTPVTLELGGKSPCYIDKDCDLTVACRRITWGKYMNCGQTCIAPDYILCDPSIQSKVVENIKATLQEFYGEDVKSSPDYERIVNKRHFQRIVGLLKGQKIAHGGEADEATCFIAPTILTDVSPESKVMEEEIFGPVLPILTVKSVDEAIEFINCREKPLALYVFSNNKKLIRRVISETSSGGVTGNDVIMHFFLSTLPFGGVGNSGMGAYHGKHSFDTFSHRRACLIKDLKMESTNKLRYPPGSQKKVDWAKFFLLKRFNKSRAGVVIFAVLISVLLGIATAVVAKWAVEHKE